The following are from one region of the Candidatus Acidulodesulfobacterium ferriphilum genome:
- a CDS encoding 4Fe-4S dicluster domain-containing protein, protein MKTVINEQNRRNFVSQVEAMLHDKLSKCYQCGKCSAGCPVNFEMDYTPNQIIKMTELGMDDKVLNSKTIWLCVSCNTCSTRCPKGFEVTGIMDVLREIAEKRGITAKAEKEVQMFHEVFLDNVKSNGRIFELELVGKYKFKTRHLFRDMFLAPKMLEKGKLKMLGEKISDLNQIAKIFKDFE, encoded by the coding sequence ATGAAAACGGTTATAAACGAACAGAACAGAAGGAACTTTGTTTCGCAGGTGGAGGCGATGCTTCACGATAAGCTTTCCAAATGTTATCAGTGCGGAAAGTGTTCCGCAGGCTGTCCCGTCAACTTCGAGATGGATTATACCCCGAACCAGATTATAAAAATGACGGAACTCGGTATGGACGATAAGGTTTTAAATTCTAAGACCATCTGGCTTTGCGTTTCCTGCAATACCTGTTCTACCCGCTGTCCAAAGGGTTTTGAGGTTACAGGGATTATGGATGTTTTGAGAGAAATAGCCGAAAAAAGAGGCATAACGGCAAAAGCCGAAAAAGAGGTTCAGATGTTTCACGAAGTCTTTTTGGACAATGTTAAATCCAACGGAAGAATATTTGAACTTGAGCTTGTAGGAAAGTACAAATTTAAAACAAGGCATCTGTTCAGGGATATGTTTTTGGCCCCAAAAATGCTTGAAAAGGGCAAGCTTAAAATGCTCGGGGAAAAGATTTCGGATTTAAATCAAATAGCCAAAATTTTTAAGGACTTTGAGTAA
- the rimO gene encoding 30S ribosomal protein S12 methylthiotransferase RimO, whose translation MSSYFIAMSLRFNLISLGCPKNQVDSEVMFTRLKTSGVEFTYNLDDCDVCVINTCGFIEAARKESIDVIMEVIRKREEGRPKYIVVTGCLVNNNLKSLKDELPEVDLFLSTFDEDKIVSELGIVTNKNLKSCENAGREHFNLKRTAYIKISEGCDRTCSFCTIPSIRGSYKSRSVDEIKQEAAGLAQTGVKELIVISQDTSYYGLDLNIKNGLYKLLKELVKIKGIEWIRLLYLYPSKRLFNADLISLMKNEEKILKYIDMPVQHISGNVLKLMKRGETKKDIIELIQKLKNNIRDVALRTSLITGFPCETDKDFEELLGFIKDVKFDNLGVFKYSDERGADSFKYRGKIRAGIRNERYKILMETQRNLLPEILSKHIGRTYNAIVDGIGNRTVKARTPFQSPDIDGCTYLYLEDIKDESLQGYDGLVPVNVLKFKDYDLYANCK comes from the coding sequence TTGTCAAGTTATTTTATTGCCATGTCCCTTCGTTTTAATCTTATCAGTTTAGGATGTCCAAAAAATCAGGTGGATTCCGAGGTAATGTTTACCCGTCTCAAAACCTCCGGCGTTGAATTTACATATAATCTGGACGATTGCGATGTTTGCGTGATTAATACCTGCGGGTTTATAGAGGCGGCAAGAAAAGAGTCCATAGATGTCATTATGGAAGTAATTCGAAAAAGGGAAGAGGGGCGTCCGAAATATATCGTCGTTACGGGTTGTTTAGTCAATAACAATTTGAAAAGCTTAAAAGACGAATTACCCGAGGTAGATCTGTTTTTGTCAACATTCGACGAAGATAAAATAGTTAGCGAACTCGGCATCGTAACGAATAAAAATTTGAAGTCTTGCGAAAACGCAGGCAGGGAGCATTTTAATCTGAAGAGGACCGCGTATATTAAAATTTCCGAGGGATGCGATAGAACCTGTTCTTTCTGTACTATTCCGTCCATCAGGGGGAGCTATAAATCGAGGTCCGTGGATGAAATAAAGCAGGAGGCGGCCGGTCTGGCGCAAACAGGGGTTAAGGAGTTAATAGTAATATCGCAGGACACATCTTACTACGGTTTAGATTTAAATATCAAAAACGGTTTATATAAACTTTTAAAGGAACTCGTGAAGATTAAAGGCATAGAATGGATAAGGCTTTTATATCTTTACCCGTCAAAGAGATTATTTAACGCCGATTTAATAAGCCTTATGAAAAACGAAGAAAAGATATTGAAGTATATCGATATGCCCGTTCAACACATAAGCGGCAATGTTTTAAAACTCATGAAGCGGGGTGAAACAAAAAAAGATATTATAGAATTAATTCAAAAATTAAAAAATAATATTCGGGATGTTGCCTTAAGGACATCTCTTATAACGGGTTTCCCGTGCGAAACCGATAAGGATTTCGAGGAACTTTTAGGGTTTATTAAAGATGTTAAATTCGATAATCTGGGGGTTTTTAAATATTCGGACGAAAGGGGGGCGGACTCTTTTAAATATCGGGGAAAGATTAGAGCCGGAATTAGAAACGAAAGGTATAAAATATTAATGGAAACTCAGAGAAACCTTTTGCCTGAGATATTGTCCAAGCACATCGGCAGGACTTATAATGCTATCGTTGACGGGATCGGCAACAGGACGGTTAAGGCAAGAACCCCCTTTCAATCTCCCGATATCGACGGCTGCACATATTTATACCTTGAAGACATAAAAGATGAAAGTCTTCAAGGTTATGACGGTCTTGTGCCCGTTAATGTCTTAAAATTCAAAGACTATGATTTATATGCAAATTGTAAATAA
- a CDS encoding heterodisulfide reductase subunit B — MKLAYYPGCSLKGTSFEYEVSLLKILEALNIEIKEIPDWNCCGASAAHSINHNLSIALPARNLAIAEGEGYESVLAPCAACSNRLKTAHHELKSDEILKKKITDSLEMPYNADMEINNMLEFLIKIVGKDKIKSMVKKPLSGLKVASYYGCLLVRPPKIMQFDDPENPVSMDELVGLTGAETVDYSYKTECCGAINSLSKPDVVMALTGNVLYDIKKHGADLVVVACPLCHSNLDVRQREIERKYSEKIGLPVLFITELLGLSFGIAPKDLAIEGHMVAADRVLRKIEGLKN, encoded by the coding sequence ATGAAATTAGCATATTATCCGGGATGCTCGCTTAAGGGGACATCGTTTGAATACGAAGTGTCGCTGTTAAAAATACTCGAGGCGTTAAATATAGAAATTAAAGAAATACCAGATTGGAATTGCTGCGGGGCTTCGGCGGCTCACAGCATAAATCACAATCTTTCAATAGCGCTTCCGGCAAGAAACCTTGCAATAGCGGAAGGGGAGGGATACGAGTCCGTTCTTGCCCCTTGCGCCGCATGCTCTAACAGGCTTAAAACCGCCCATCACGAACTTAAATCGGATGAGATTCTTAAAAAGAAGATAACCGACTCATTAGAGATGCCCTACAATGCGGATATGGAAATAAATAATATGCTTGAATTTCTGATTAAGATTGTCGGTAAAGACAAGATAAAATCCATGGTTAAAAAGCCTTTGTCGGGACTCAAGGTTGCCTCTTATTACGGCTGTCTTTTAGTCAGACCCCCAAAGATTATGCAGTTTGATGACCCTGAAAACCCGGTGTCGATGGATGAATTAGTCGGTCTTACGGGGGCGGAGACCGTCGATTATTCTTATAAAACCGAGTGCTGCGGCGCCATTAACTCGCTTTCCAAGCCGGATGTCGTAATGGCTTTAACGGGCAATGTCTTATACGATATTAAAAAACATGGAGCAGACCTTGTGGTTGTTGCCTGCCCCCTGTGCCATTCAAATTTAGACGTCAGGCAGAGGGAAATCGAGAGAAAATACTCGGAAAAAATAGGACTGCCGGTGCTTTTTATAACCGAGCTTCTGGGGCTTTCTTTCGGCATAGCTCCGAAAGACCTTGCAATAGAAGGACATATGGTTGCGGCGGACAGGGTTTTAAGAAAGATAGAAGGATTAAAAAATTAA
- a CDS encoding RrF2 family transcriptional regulator codes for MRLSSKGQYAVRAIIDLSYYSKNNLIPISLKDIAERESISIHYLEQIFFTLKKAGIVRSLRGPNGGYVLNKKPSDILIGDIIASVEPIEIISCISKAKNKKECERKSICLAFDMWNSISTKITGFLNSITIEDVINEYKQKSNRKLLEKPAKISAKNC; via the coding sequence ATGAGGCTTTCATCAAAGGGACAATATGCGGTAAGGGCTATAATCGATTTATCGTATTATTCTAAAAATAACCTTATACCCATCAGTTTAAAAGATATAGCCGAAAGAGAATCGATTTCTATCCACTACCTGGAGCAGATATTTTTTACATTAAAAAAAGCGGGCATCGTTAGAAGTTTAAGAGGGCCGAATGGGGGATATGTGCTTAACAAGAAACCATCGGATATCCTGATAGGCGACATAATAGCTTCCGTAGAACCCATTGAAATAATCAGCTGTATAAGTAAAGCTAAAAATAAAAAAGAATGCGAGAGAAAATCTATCTGCCTTGCTTTCGATATGTGGAATTCAATTTCTACCAAAATAACCGGGTTTTTAAATTCGATTACGATAGAAGATGTTATAAATGAATATAAGCAAAAATCTAATAGGAAATTACTGGAAAAACCCGCAAAGATTAGCGCAAAAAATTGCTGA
- the cysE gene encoding serine O-acetyltransferase, translating into MFKTLKENINSVYERDPAARSTLEVLLCYPGLHAVYFHKLSHFLWEHKLRLLARLVSQFARFITGIEIHPGAKIGKRFFIDHGMGVVIGETAEIGDDVTIYHGVTLGGTSWKKEKRHPTIENNVMIGVGAKILGPLTVGHDSKIGANSVVVNGVPPHSTVVGIPAKSAKRDESEVHDHIDLEHNRLFDPAFYEISLLKSKISELEKRIQGIEAGDRHGSNLQSGTAGKNSPQ; encoded by the coding sequence ATGTTTAAAACATTAAAAGAAAACATAAATTCGGTTTACGAAAGAGATCCTGCGGCAAGAAGCACGTTAGAGGTATTATTGTGTTATCCCGGCCTTCATGCCGTTTACTTTCATAAATTATCCCATTTTTTATGGGAACATAAGCTGCGGCTTTTGGCCAGATTGGTATCTCAATTTGCAAGGTTTATAACAGGCATAGAAATTCATCCGGGGGCTAAGATCGGCAAAAGGTTTTTTATAGACCACGGAATGGGAGTCGTTATCGGCGAAACAGCCGAAATAGGGGATGATGTTACCATATACCACGGAGTTACTCTTGGAGGAACGAGCTGGAAAAAGGAAAAAAGGCACCCCACAATCGAAAATAATGTTATGATAGGAGTAGGGGCTAAAATATTAGGGCCTCTGACGGTTGGGCATGACAGTAAAATAGGGGCTAATTCGGTGGTCGTAAACGGAGTTCCTCCTCATTCCACGGTTGTCGGGATACCGGCAAAATCGGCAAAAAGGGACGAATCGGAGGTTCATGACCATATCGACCTTGAACATAACAGGTTATTCGACCCCGCTTTTTACGAGATTTCGCTTTTAAAGTCTAAAATATCTGAGCTTGAAAAAAGGATTCAAGGAATTGAAGCAGGAGACAGGCACGGTTCAAACCTGCAAAGCGGGACTGCGGGAAAAAATTCGCCGCAATAA
- a CDS encoding ABC transporter ATP-binding protein: protein MDYDIPGGNSPLIRLENIGMIYKIGDISYEVLKGINLIVENGEFVSIMGASGSGKSTLMNILGCLDRPTAGKYFLEGRDVSNLTSDELAEIRNKKIGFVFQGFNLIQRLSIVENVELPLYYSGMHSKEATEMAMEALKLVDLADKENKFPNQISGGEQQRVAIARAIVNNAPIIMADEPTGNLDSVRGADVMRFFKKINEERGATIILVSHDKNIANYGKRLITVKDGVIISSAISEAKL, encoded by the coding sequence ATGGACTATGATATTCCGGGCGGCAATTCCCCTCTAATAAGGCTTGAAAATATCGGTATGATTTATAAAATCGGGGATATTTCTTATGAGGTGCTAAAAGGTATAAATCTTATTGTCGAAAACGGTGAATTTGTCTCCATAATGGGGGCATCAGGCTCGGGAAAATCCACTCTTATGAACATATTGGGATGCCTTGACAGACCCACCGCCGGAAAATATTTTCTTGAGGGCAGGGATGTTTCTAATTTAACTTCCGATGAACTTGCCGAGATAAGAAACAAAAAAATAGGGTTTGTTTTTCAGGGTTTCAATCTTATCCAGCGGCTTTCGATCGTCGAAAATGTCGAACTGCCCCTGTATTATTCGGGCATGCATTCGAAGGAAGCGACGGAGATGGCAATGGAAGCGTTAAAACTCGTTGACCTTGCGGATAAAGAAAACAAATTTCCTAACCAGATATCCGGAGGGGAACAGCAAAGGGTCGCTATAGCAAGGGCGATAGTAAACAACGCTCCTATTATTATGGCGGACGAACCGACAGGCAACCTTGATTCCGTGAGGGGAGCGGATGTAATGAGATTTTTCAAAAAAATTAACGAAGAAAGAGGGGCAACGATTATTCTTGTATCGCACGATAAAAACATAGCTAATTACGGAAAAAGACTTATAACCGTTAAAGACGGGGTAATTATATCTTCGGCTATATCTGAGGCAAAACTATGA
- a CDS encoding efflux RND transporter periplasmic adaptor subunit, protein MGKNKKIILIIAVILIIISAISYFIIKSGSKHPVYELYAVKPMTIQKYVTTSGTANPINTINVGAQVSGRFSKLYVWYNSVVKKGQLLAEIDPTPFIQKVDQDKANLASARANVLKQKALLAYDKLTYIRDKKLWEENLIAHATEQNAYSIYLQDKAQLKFLEDAANAVKSQLAQDETNLSYTKIYSPVNGVIINVSVVVGQTVASTFQTPSLFTIGEDLKEMEIYTTTNEADLGGIKKGDRASFTVYAYPDKTFWGYVHNIRINPTTVSGVVSYNVTIYFKNPDGLILPGMTAIPKIYVSEKKGVLGVPNAALRFIPQDENKEILDNLSKKLKVGEGVVWVLKNKMPEPVIVNLGINNDSDTEIISKDIKVGTEIITGLKSNYQATGTPGRRLFF, encoded by the coding sequence ATGGGGAAAAATAAAAAAATTATTTTAATAATCGCAGTTATTCTGATTATAATATCGGCTATTTCTTATTTTATAATAAAATCGGGGTCAAAGCATCCTGTTTACGAGCTTTACGCCGTCAAGCCCATGACGATACAAAAATATGTTACGACATCGGGAACCGCAAATCCAATCAATACAATAAATGTAGGGGCTCAGGTATCGGGAAGATTTTCAAAACTTTATGTCTGGTATAACTCCGTCGTAAAAAAGGGACAGCTTCTTGCCGAAATAGACCCTACTCCTTTTATTCAAAAAGTTGACCAGGATAAAGCAAATCTTGCATCCGCAAGAGCAAATGTTTTAAAGCAAAAAGCCCTTCTGGCATACGACAAACTTACATACATCAGGGATAAAAAATTATGGGAAGAAAATCTCATAGCCCACGCCACGGAGCAAAATGCGTACAGCATATATCTTCAGGACAAAGCCCAGCTTAAATTCTTAGAGGATGCCGCTAATGCCGTTAAATCCCAGCTTGCTCAGGATGAAACCAATCTTTCATACACAAAGATATACTCACCCGTAAACGGCGTTATTATAAATGTAAGCGTCGTAGTCGGGCAGACCGTCGCTTCAACCTTCCAGACCCCGAGCCTTTTTACTATAGGAGAGGACCTTAAGGAAATGGAAATATATACTACGACAAATGAAGCGGATCTCGGCGGCATAAAAAAGGGGGACAGGGCATCGTTCACCGTATATGCCTATCCCGATAAGACATTTTGGGGATATGTTCACAACATAAGGATAAACCCGACAACAGTTTCGGGAGTGGTAAGCTATAATGTTACGATATACTTTAAAAATCCGGACGGGTTAATCCTTCCGGGGATGACGGCAATTCCTAAAATTTATGTTTCGGAAAAAAAAGGCGTTCTCGGCGTGCCTAATGCTGCCTTAAGATTCATTCCGCAGGACGAAAACAAAGAGATTTTAGACAACTTATCCAAAAAACTGAAGGTCGGCGAGGGCGTCGTATGGGTATTGAAAAACAAAATGCCGGAACCGGTAATAGTAAATCTCGGCATAAACAACGACAGCGACACCGAGATTATTTCCAAAGATATTAAAGTGGGAACGGAAATAATAACGGGCTTAAAATCGAATTATCAGGCTACCGGGACGCCGGGAAGAAGACTCTTTTTCTAA
- a CDS encoding TolC family protein has translation MPNFKSFIKSLIFLFFIPFSLILISNHSSYASSYSAKKSNKTNPDLLTFNAYNNAPETDENIPAAISLKTALEIALKHYPGIMASKYSYVSSIYAKNQSLYLYYPQISGNAGFSKNSVMDVNNSGITTVNGQVYQTGTRGINYSLNNYSGSINATYMLYSFGSRYYNYLSANYNMKGAKAGYSLTINNDLYNVILNFATYFADKELMKADKENLKNSEIQYKAAGAFYRVGTGNLLDAETARATMETARAAYINSIYIVKIARLALLNSIGLPPSKQYHFVNTLKFKPFNLALDKLIKKALKFNPQLKESLYAVKSSESSVRAATSGYFPTFNADFSYTGQNSSFPLNRNYSAGLSVSIPIFNGFLTQNKIEYSRAILNSNIWNRRLTEDNLVYGVSGDYYAILNQYSTVKALKSSADASKLAYQLALKSYEVGVGSMVQLVTANAQYISGITSYINAKFTYFYQKAKLYSDLGLMLEHYIKR, from the coding sequence ATGCCAAATTTTAAATCTTTTATTAAATCCTTAATATTTTTATTTTTTATACCGTTTTCTTTAATTTTAATTTCAAACCATTCTTCTTATGCGTCTTCTTATTCGGCAAAAAAATCAAACAAGACAAACCCTGATTTATTAACATTTAACGCGTATAACAACGCGCCTGAAACCGATGAAAACATTCCCGCCGCAATAAGTTTGAAAACGGCTTTAGAAATTGCCCTCAAACATTATCCCGGAATAATGGCATCCAAATACTCTTATGTATCATCCATATACGCCAAAAATCAATCTCTTTATCTGTATTATCCGCAAATTTCCGGAAATGCGGGGTTTTCTAAGAATTCGGTTATGGATGTCAATAACAGCGGCATAACTACAGTTAACGGGCAAGTATATCAGACAGGTACAAGGGGAATAAATTATTCTTTAAACAATTACTCGGGAAGCATTAACGCAACTTATATGTTATACTCGTTCGGCTCCCGTTATTACAATTATCTCAGCGCAAATTATAACATGAAGGGGGCTAAAGCCGGTTACAGCCTCACGATAAATAACGACCTCTACAATGTAATCCTTAATTTTGCCACATATTTTGCGGACAAGGAATTAATGAAAGCCGATAAGGAAAATCTAAAAAACAGCGAAATCCAGTATAAAGCCGCCGGCGCATTTTACAGGGTCGGAACGGGGAACCTCTTAGACGCCGAAACGGCAAGGGCAACGATGGAAACGGCAAGGGCAGCTTATATAAACTCGATATACATTGTAAAAATTGCAAGACTGGCGCTGCTCAACTCGATAGGGCTTCCTCCTTCAAAACAATACCATTTTGTTAATACGCTTAAATTTAAACCTTTTAATTTAGCATTAGATAAACTTATAAAAAAGGCATTAAAATTTAACCCCCAGCTAAAAGAATCCTTATATGCGGTTAAATCCTCGGAGTCATCCGTGAGGGCGGCAACAAGCGGATACTTTCCTACTTTTAACGCCGATTTCTCATATACGGGGCAAAACTCTTCGTTTCCGCTAAACAGAAATTATTCAGCCGGTCTTTCCGTTTCCATACCTATCTTTAACGGGTTTTTAACCCAAAATAAAATCGAATATTCCAGGGCTATATTAAACAGTAATATATGGAACAGGCGGCTTACCGAAGATAATCTTGTTTACGGCGTCTCCGGCGATTATTACGCTATTTTAAATCAGTATTCAACGGTAAAGGCGCTCAAATCATCGGCGGATGCCTCAAAACTCGCATATCAGCTTGCGCTAAAAAGTTATGAGGTCGGGGTGGGCTCTATGGTTCAGCTTGTAACGGCAAACGCCCAGTATATATCCGGCATAACAAGTTACATAAACGCCAAGTTTACCTATTTTTACCAAAAGGCCAAGCTTTATTCCGACCTGGGTTTGATGTTGGAACATTATATAAAACGATAA
- a CDS encoding cysteine desulfurase, which translates to MPRIYLDYNATTPLDPIVLEEVINTLKNFQGNPSSVYEEGRAARILIEDSRDFVKSFLDAGGEGEIVFTSSGSESINLAIIGAVYAYKRLNKNKTPHIITSQVEHHAVLNTFKFLETQGVETSYIGINEFGELIINDLISSIKENTILVSVMGANNETGTIFPLKQILKAVKNAKDNILFHSDLVQIIGKSGFSLKDIPLDLCSFSGHKFYALKGCGALYIKKGVKIDPVIYGGHQERGLRAGTENTAGIVSIAKGLGVFKNGMDDELKRISVFGGIFLDKLFSAIEGIKLNGHPVNRLKNTVNVSFDGVKAESLLFNLDLYGISASAGSACNAGAISLSHVLRAHGYDIKRIESAIRFSIGRFTTMDDIDYAISAIKKGVLKLRANPV; encoded by the coding sequence ATGCCGAGAATTTATTTAGATTATAATGCTACAACGCCGTTAGACCCGATAGTTTTGGAAGAGGTGATTAATACATTAAAAAACTTTCAGGGGAATCCCTCAAGCGTATATGAAGAGGGAAGGGCCGCAAGGATTTTAATAGAAGATTCGAGGGATTTCGTTAAATCTTTTTTGGATGCGGGCGGGGAGGGTGAAATAGTTTTTACCTCATCCGGTTCGGAATCGATTAATCTTGCAATCATCGGAGCGGTTTACGCATATAAAAGGCTTAATAAAAATAAAACTCCCCATATAATTACATCTCAGGTAGAGCATCACGCGGTGCTTAATACATTTAAATTTCTGGAAACCCAGGGGGTCGAGACAAGCTACATCGGCATTAACGAATTTGGCGAACTCATTATAAACGACCTTATTTCAAGTATCAAAGAAAACACTATTTTGGTTTCCGTTATGGGGGCGAATAATGAAACCGGCACAATATTCCCTTTAAAACAGATACTTAAAGCGGTAAAAAATGCAAAAGATAATATCTTATTTCACAGCGACCTGGTTCAAATTATCGGAAAAAGCGGTTTTAGCCTGAAAGATATTCCTCTCGATTTATGCAGTTTCTCGGGACATAAATTTTATGCGCTCAAAGGGTGCGGGGCATTGTACATAAAAAAGGGGGTAAAAATAGACCCTGTAATATACGGCGGACATCAGGAAAGAGGCTTAAGGGCCGGAACGGAAAACACGGCAGGGATTGTTTCCATTGCGAAAGGGCTCGGCGTTTTTAAAAACGGCATGGATGATGAACTAAAAAGGATAAGCGTTTTCGGAGGCATTTTCTTAGACAAACTTTTTTCGGCTATAGAAGGAATCAAGTTAAACGGCCATCCGGTAAACAGGCTCAAAAATACCGTAAATGTCTCTTTTGACGGCGTTAAAGCAGAGTCTTTATTATTTAACCTCGACCTTTACGGAATAAGCGCATCGGCGGGTTCTGCCTGTAATGCGGGGGCTATTTCTTTGTCCCATGTTTTAAGAGCGCACGGCTATGATATAAAAAGAATAGAATCGGCCATTAGATTCAGTATAGGGAGATTTACGACTATGGATGACATAGATTACGCGATAAGCGCAATAAAAAAGGGGGTATTAAAACTTAGGGCAAATCCCGTATAA
- a CDS encoding FtsX-like permease family protein — MKRVKFAFFLDLKSAYKTLLRNKIRSLLTILGIIIGVGSVIATVSIGQGASEAIQSTINSMGSNMLIILPGSSSLGGVHTGFGILPTLTLDDAYAIRKLPAVKTDSGNLGMAQQVIWRGNNWSTLIMGASSTFPEIRDWPVAKGTFFDHQQVVSAANVAVIGNTAATELFGLINPIGHIILIHNVPFTVIGILSVKGFNAFGQDQDDTVVIPITTMLEKIAGTTWVHAIAVSAKSKEDTVIAQSEITALLRQRHHIPLHKPNDFFVRNLTEIAQAANSSANTFTILLASIAAVSLLVGGIGIMNIMLVSVTERTKEIGIRLAVGAKKKDILKQFLIESSVLSLFGGILGIAAGIGISNSISAFSPLKTIVTTEPIIISLVFSLCVGIFFGFYPAFKASRMNPVEALRYE; from the coding sequence ATGAAACGGGTAAAATTTGCATTTTTTCTTGACTTGAAATCGGCTTACAAAACGCTTCTTAGAAATAAAATAAGGTCTCTTTTAACGATACTCGGAATAATTATAGGGGTAGGCTCGGTTATCGCAACCGTCAGCATAGGACAGGGGGCTTCGGAAGCTATCCAGAGCACGATAAATTCTATGGGTTCCAATATGCTTATAATCCTTCCTGGTTCATCTTCGTTAGGGGGCGTTCACACAGGCTTCGGAATATTGCCGACGCTGACCCTGGACGATGCCTACGCAATAAGGAAACTCCCCGCCGTAAAAACCGATTCGGGAAATCTCGGCATGGCTCAGCAGGTTATATGGCGCGGCAATAACTGGTCAACACTTATAATGGGCGCAAGTTCGACATTTCCTGAAATTAGAGACTGGCCTGTCGCCAAAGGAACGTTTTTTGACCATCAGCAGGTCGTATCGGCGGCAAATGTCGCCGTTATCGGCAATACCGCGGCAACGGAGCTTTTTGGACTTATTAATCCTATCGGACACATTATACTCATACATAATGTCCCGTTCACGGTAATCGGCATTTTATCGGTCAAAGGCTTTAACGCATTCGGCCAGGATCAGGACGACACGGTAGTAATACCTATAACTACGATGCTGGAAAAAATCGCCGGAACTACATGGGTACATGCCATAGCGGTATCGGCAAAATCAAAGGAGGATACCGTTATAGCCCAGTCGGAAATTACCGCCCTTTTAAGACAAAGACATCATATCCCGCTGCACAAGCCAAATGACTTTTTTGTAAGAAACCTTACCGAAATCGCACAGGCCGCAAATTCCAGCGCCAACACATTTACTATTCTTCTGGCAAGCATAGCCGCCGTTTCTTTGCTTGTAGGAGGCATAGGGATAATGAATATAATGCTGGTTTCGGTTACGGAAAGAACAAAAGAAATAGGAATCAGATTGGCGGTAGGCGCTAAAAAGAAAGATATTCTCAAGCAGTTTCTTATAGAATCTTCGGTGTTGAGTCTTTTCGGAGGAATACTGGGCATAGCCGCCGGAATAGGCATTTCAAACTCGATATCGGCTTTTTCCCCGCTTAAAACCATCGTTACGACGGAACCTATAATAATATCGTTAGTATTTTCTCTGTGCGTAGGAATATTTTTCGGTTTTTATCCGGCTTTTAAAGCCTCGCGAATGAACCCCGTGGAAGCGCTAAGGTATGAATAA